A DNA window from Cobetia marina contains the following coding sequences:
- a CDS encoding PhoX family protein, translating into MSKEIEDHRLLNASHNETFSSIIDKHLSRRRVLQGGLGMAAASMLGGFGLAGLSGAANADSGKTTGTPAKTPLALAFESIKGSRTDAFVVPAGYTAHVLAPWGTPLNDKAPQWSESLAMTPEAQLNSIGMHHDGMHNFALSEDTASSNFLLVMNNEYIDQDALWAPKGGATNAESGKRPADEVRTEINAHGVTVVEVKKDAGGKWDVVSNSGYNRRYTSASEMVLSGPVAGSDYVKTAFSPEGTRTRGTNNNCANGYTPWGTYLTCEENWPGYFVKRSDRQSDDDRIGIETERGRYGWETAAGDASEVDGEFARFDNTPTADSADKDYRNEPRTFGYIVEIDPYTGEKAVKRTALGRFRHEGCWPGKLVEGEPVVFYSGHDSRNEYIYKFVSDARWEAADAHVPGADKNRLTIGDKYLDKGTLYVAQFSADGTGKWLKLTPDAVTRDGRTLAAALGLAADDLAGVIIHTADAADLLGATPMDRPEWGAVDPASGEVYMTLTNNSKRTEEGTAAAFTNDGKAIEEPGVGYKTAPTNAANPRGDNEAGQIIRWREAGDHTAFDWEIFVFGAAASDADNLSGLTEMNEFASPDGLYFDEREDEQGILWIQTDNGYAGVADATNDQLLAVVPAALQQAEGDAAVIGADNQAQLKRFAVGPNGCEVTGIFATPDRTALFVNIQHPGNWPQSVDATAETDGSVRPRAATVVIQREDGGQIGV; encoded by the coding sequence ATGAGCAAGGAAATTGAAGATCATCGCCTACTGAATGCCAGTCACAACGAGACATTCTCTTCCATCATCGACAAGCACCTTTCCCGTCGTCGCGTGTTGCAGGGTGGTCTGGGCATGGCGGCTGCCAGCATGCTGGGCGGCTTCGGGCTGGCGGGCCTGAGCGGTGCGGCCAATGCCGACAGCGGCAAGACCACAGGGACTCCGGCGAAGACACCGCTGGCGCTGGCCTTCGAGTCCATCAAGGGCTCTCGCACGGATGCCTTCGTGGTACCTGCAGGGTATACCGCCCATGTCCTGGCACCGTGGGGCACTCCGCTCAACGACAAGGCACCGCAGTGGAGTGAATCGCTGGCGATGACGCCGGAGGCCCAGCTCAACAGCATCGGCATGCATCACGACGGCATGCACAACTTCGCGCTGAGCGAAGACACCGCCTCCAGCAATTTCCTGCTGGTGATGAACAATGAGTACATCGATCAGGATGCCCTGTGGGCGCCCAAGGGCGGCGCGACCAATGCGGAGTCCGGCAAGCGCCCGGCCGATGAAGTGCGTACCGAGATCAATGCCCACGGCGTGACCGTCGTCGAAGTCAAGAAGGATGCCGGCGGCAAGTGGGATGTGGTGAGCAACTCCGGCTACAACCGTCGCTATACCAGCGCCAGCGAGATGGTGTTGAGTGGCCCGGTGGCAGGCAGTGATTACGTCAAGACTGCCTTCTCTCCGGAGGGCACGCGCACGCGTGGTACCAACAACAACTGCGCCAACGGCTATACCCCCTGGGGCACCTACCTGACCTGTGAGGAGAACTGGCCGGGGTACTTCGTCAAGCGCAGTGATCGTCAGAGCGATGATGATCGCATCGGCATCGAGACCGAGCGTGGCCGCTACGGCTGGGAAACCGCCGCGGGAGATGCCAGCGAAGTCGATGGCGAATTCGCGCGCTTCGACAATACGCCGACGGCGGACAGTGCCGACAAGGATTATCGCAATGAGCCGCGTACCTTCGGCTACATCGTCGAGATCGACCCCTACACCGGTGAGAAGGCCGTCAAGCGCACCGCGCTGGGACGTTTCCGCCATGAAGGCTGCTGGCCTGGCAAGCTGGTCGAAGGCGAGCCGGTGGTGTTCTATTCAGGCCATGACTCGCGCAACGAATACATCTACAAGTTCGTCTCCGATGCCAGATGGGAGGCCGCCGATGCGCACGTGCCGGGAGCCGACAAGAATCGCCTGACGATCGGTGACAAGTATCTGGACAAGGGCACGTTGTATGTTGCCCAGTTCTCCGCCGACGGTACTGGCAAGTGGCTGAAGCTGACGCCGGATGCCGTGACCAGGGATGGCCGGACGCTGGCCGCTGCACTGGGCCTGGCGGCCGATGATCTGGCCGGTGTCATCATCCATACCGCGGACGCGGCGGATCTGTTGGGCGCCACGCCGATGGACCGCCCGGAGTGGGGTGCCGTCGACCCGGCTTCCGGTGAGGTCTACATGACACTGACCAACAACTCCAAGCGCACCGAAGAGGGTACCGCGGCGGCCTTCACCAATGACGGCAAGGCCATCGAGGAGCCGGGAGTCGGTTACAAGACGGCGCCGACCAATGCCGCCAACCCGCGCGGTGACAACGAGGCTGGGCAGATCATCCGCTGGCGTGAGGCGGGAGATCACACCGCCTTCGATTGGGAGATCTTCGTGTTCGGCGCGGCGGCCAGTGATGCCGACAACCTGTCCGGCCTGACTGAGATGAATGAATTCGCCAGTCCGGATGGCCTCTACTTCGACGAACGTGAGGACGAGCAGGGTATCCTGTGGATCCAGACGGACAACGGCTACGCCGGTGTGGCGGACGCCACCAATGACCAGCTACTGGCGGTCGTGCCGGCCGCGCTTCAGCAGGCCGAAGGGGATGCTGCCGTGATCGGTGCCGATAACCAGGCACAGCTCAAGCGCTTCGCGGTTGGCCCGAACGGCTGTGAAGTGACCGGCATCTTCGCGACACCTGACAGGACGGCGTTGTTCGTCAATATCCAGCATCCCGGCAACTGGCCGCAGAGTGTGGATGCGACTGCCGAAACTGACGGCAGTGTGCGCCCGCGCGCCGCGACCGTCGTCATCCAGCGTGAAGATGGTGGTCAGATCGGTGTCTGA
- the tatA gene encoding Sec-independent protein translocase subunit TatA, translating into MLGGISIWQLLIVLGIIILIFGTKKLRNVGSDLGGAVKGFKGAMKEEEKAPEDTAPQQKVSHGESRGDTIDVEAERRDTADKRS; encoded by the coding sequence ATGTTAGGTGGCATCAGTATCTGGCAGCTCCTCATCGTGCTCGGCATCATCATCCTGATCTTCGGCACCAAGAAGCTCCGCAACGTCGGATCAGACCTCGGTGGCGCGGTCAAAGGCTTCAAGGGCGCCATGAAGGAAGAGGAAAAGGCCCCCGAAGACACGGCTCCTCAGCAGAAGGTCTCCCACGGTGAATCCCGCGGCGATACCATCGATGTCGAGGCCGAGCGCCGCGATACCGCTGACAAGCGCTCGTAA
- the tatC gene encoding twin-arginine translocase subunit TatC — MSDPHDPQPSASGEAAHAPLIEHLIELRSRLLRATVVVLVVFAALYGFSNQIYLYVAEPLMALLPPGSQMIATEVASPFLAPFKLTLVVALFLAIPAVLYQAWAFIAPGLYENEKALALPLLASSILLFYAGAAFAYYVVFPLLFQFFTTTGPENVAIMTDINQYLNFVLKLFFAFGVAFEIPIATFLLIWTGATSVEVLSKKRPYIVIACFVVGMLLTPPDVISQSLLAIPMWLLFEVGILAARAFKRRRPASDDEASQQAP, encoded by the coding sequence ATGAGTGATCCGCATGACCCGCAGCCCTCCGCCTCCGGCGAGGCTGCCCACGCCCCGCTCATCGAGCATCTGATCGAACTGCGCTCCCGCCTGCTGCGTGCGACTGTCGTGGTCCTCGTGGTATTCGCGGCGCTGTATGGCTTCTCCAATCAGATCTATCTGTATGTGGCCGAGCCGCTGATGGCCCTGCTGCCTCCCGGCTCTCAGATGATCGCCACCGAGGTGGCCTCGCCCTTCCTGGCCCCCTTCAAGCTGACACTGGTGGTGGCGCTGTTCCTGGCGATTCCGGCGGTGCTCTATCAGGCCTGGGCCTTCATCGCGCCGGGACTCTACGAGAACGAGAAGGCGTTGGCGTTGCCGCTGCTGGCCTCCAGCATCCTGCTGTTCTATGCGGGCGCGGCGTTTGCCTACTATGTCGTCTTCCCGCTGCTGTTCCAGTTCTTCACCACCACGGGCCCCGAGAACGTGGCGATCATGACGGACATCAATCAGTACCTGAATTTTGTCCTCAAGCTGTTCTTCGCCTTCGGTGTGGCCTTCGAGATTCCCATCGCCACCTTCCTGCTGATCTGGACGGGGGCCACGTCCGTGGAGGTGCTGAGCAAGAAACGCCCCTACATCGTGATCGCCTGCTTCGTGGTCGGCATGCTGCTGACACCGCCTGACGTCATCTCGCAGTCATTGCTGGCGATTCCGATGTGGCTGCTGTTCGAGGTCGGGATTCTCGCCGCACGCGCCTTCAAGCGCCGCCGTCCGGCGAGCGATGATGAGGCCTCGCAGCAGGCCCCCTGA
- the hemB gene encoding porphobilinogen synthase: protein MSQRTPRQFPAIRMRRMRKDDFSRRLMRENQLTADDLILPVFVLEGSQRREAVTSMPGVERLSIDLLVKECREVHALGVPAIALFPVIDAEAKSLLAEESYNANGLVQRAVRALKEAIPTLGVITDVALDPYTVHGQDGILDDDGYVLNDRTVDTLIKQALSHAEAGADVVAPSDMMDGRIGSIRAMLEQEGLINTRIMAYSAKYASNYYGPFRDAVGSSGNLGKADKQTYQMDPANSDEALHEVAMDLAEGADMVMVKPGMPYLDVVSRVKRELEVPTFAYQVSGEYAMHMAAFQNGWLDADKVILESLMCFKRAGADGILTYFARRAAELLAEKNRL from the coding sequence TTGAGTCAACGTACCCCACGCCAGTTTCCTGCGATTCGCATGCGCCGCATGCGCAAGGATGATTTCTCTCGCCGCCTGATGCGCGAGAACCAGCTGACGGCCGATGATCTGATCCTGCCGGTCTTCGTGCTGGAAGGTTCGCAGCGTCGTGAAGCCGTGACCAGCATGCCCGGGGTCGAGCGCCTGTCCATCGACCTGCTGGTCAAGGAATGCCGTGAGGTCCATGCGCTGGGCGTGCCGGCCATCGCGCTGTTCCCGGTGATCGATGCCGAGGCCAAGAGCCTGCTGGCCGAGGAGTCCTACAACGCCAATGGCCTGGTGCAGCGCGCGGTGCGTGCCCTCAAGGAAGCCATCCCGACGCTGGGCGTGATCACCGATGTGGCGCTGGATCCCTACACCGTGCATGGCCAGGACGGCATCCTCGATGATGACGGCTACGTGCTCAACGACCGCACCGTGGACACCCTGATCAAGCAGGCACTGTCACACGCGGAAGCGGGCGCCGATGTCGTGGCCCCTTCTGACATGATGGACGGCCGCATCGGCTCCATCCGTGCCATGCTGGAACAGGAAGGCCTGATCAATACCCGCATCATGGCCTATTCGGCCAAGTACGCCTCCAACTACTACGGCCCGTTCCGTGATGCGGTGGGCTCGAGCGGCAATCTGGGCAAGGCCGACAAGCAGACCTACCAGATGGATCCGGCCAACAGCGACGAAGCGCTGCATGAAGTGGCCATGGATCTCGCCGAGGGCGCCGACATGGTGATGGTCAAGCCGGGCATGCCCTACCTGGATGTGGTGTCCCGCGTGAAGCGTGAACTGGAAGTGCCGACCTTCGCCTACCAGGTCAGCGGCGAGTACGCCATGCACATGGCCGCCTTCCAGAACGGCTGGCTGGATGCCGACAAGGTCATTCTCGAATCATTGATGTGCTTCAAGCGTGCGGGTGCCGACGGCATTCTCACCTATTTTGCCCGCCGGGCCGCGGAACTGCTGGCGGAGAAGAATCGCCTTTGA
- the ppk1 gene encoding polyphosphate kinase 1, translating to MELVTDEPPALEPPPLRVNRTRKGIHAKVTPSPEADLADPALYFNRELSNLQFNIRVLEQAQDTSHPLLNRLMFLLIFTSNMDEFFEIRVAGLKHQIAFDRTEPGPDGMLPGKVLDEISRITHEQVERQYRILNEELIPALEEQHIRFRRRNQWNDAQKAWVREYFEEEIQPVISPIGLDPSHPFPRLVNKSLNFIVELEGKDAFGREGGLAILPAPRSLPRLIRVPEALAESGYTEYVFLSSMIHAHAQELFPGMKIKGCYQFRLTRNADLSVDAEDVSDLASALRGELLARRYGDGVRLEVADNCPEALYTFLLKQFELEKRDLYQVKGPVNLNRLMEVIGDVGREDLLYAPFTPGTPKALKSDNSLFDAIRREDILLHHPFQSFSPVESLLAEAARDPNVLAIKQTLYRTGADSNIVSSLVEAARQGKEITVVIELRARFDEADNLQLASRLQEAGAIVIYGVMAYKTHAKMLHIVRRENGELRHYAHLGTGNYHAKTARLYTDYSLLTSNETLCEDVHKVFQQLTGMGKQRNIEKLLHAPFTLHERLVEMIDREARNAEKGKRAHIIIKCNSLTEPKLIRALYRASRAGVQCDLIIRGVCCLRPGVPGISDNIRVRSVIGRFLEHTRTFHFHNAGQPETWCSSADFMERNMFHRVETCFPLLDKKLAQRIRKDLDTYLVDNCQSWRLESDGHYTQLDAGDAEPISVQETLLFAYAAKA from the coding sequence ATGGAGCTGGTCACCGACGAGCCGCCAGCCCTTGAACCTCCGCCCCTGCGCGTCAATCGCACGCGCAAGGGCATTCACGCCAAGGTCACGCCCTCCCCCGAAGCCGACCTGGCCGACCCCGCCCTGTATTTCAACCGTGAGCTGTCGAATCTGCAGTTCAACATCCGGGTACTGGAGCAGGCGCAGGACACTTCGCATCCGCTGCTCAACCGGCTGATGTTCCTGCTGATCTTCACGTCCAACATGGACGAGTTCTTCGAGATCCGCGTGGCGGGTCTCAAGCATCAGATCGCCTTCGACCGCACCGAGCCCGGCCCGGATGGCATGCTGCCCGGCAAGGTGCTCGACGAGATCTCGCGCATCACCCACGAGCAAGTGGAGCGCCAGTACCGCATCCTCAACGAAGAACTGATTCCGGCGCTTGAAGAGCAACACATCCGCTTCCGTCGCCGCAATCAGTGGAACGACGCCCAGAAAGCCTGGGTTCGCGAATACTTCGAGGAAGAGATTCAGCCGGTCATCAGCCCGATCGGGCTTGATCCATCACATCCCTTCCCGCGCCTGGTCAACAAGAGCCTCAACTTCATCGTCGAGCTGGAAGGCAAGGACGCCTTCGGGCGCGAGGGCGGCCTGGCCATTCTTCCGGCTCCACGCTCGCTGCCGCGCTTGATTCGCGTGCCGGAAGCGCTCGCAGAGAGCGGCTATACCGAGTACGTCTTCCTGTCCTCGATGATTCATGCCCATGCCCAGGAGCTGTTCCCAGGGATGAAGATCAAGGGCTGCTACCAGTTCCGGCTGACGCGCAACGCCGACCTCTCGGTGGATGCCGAGGATGTCTCGGATCTGGCCTCGGCGCTGCGCGGCGAGCTGCTGGCGCGGCGTTACGGCGATGGCGTGCGCCTGGAAGTGGCGGACAACTGTCCAGAGGCGCTCTACACCTTCCTGCTCAAGCAGTTCGAGCTGGAGAAGCGAGACCTGTATCAGGTGAAGGGACCGGTCAACCTCAATCGCCTGATGGAAGTCATCGGCGACGTGGGCCGCGAGGACCTGCTCTACGCACCGTTCACTCCCGGCACGCCCAAGGCACTCAAGAGTGACAACAGCCTGTTCGATGCCATTCGCCGCGAGGACATCCTGCTGCATCACCCCTTCCAGTCGTTCTCGCCGGTCGAGAGTCTGCTGGCCGAGGCAGCGCGCGACCCGAACGTGCTGGCCATCAAGCAGACGCTCTATCGCACCGGAGCCGATTCCAACATCGTCTCCTCGCTGGTGGAAGCTGCACGCCAGGGCAAGGAGATCACCGTGGTGATCGAGCTGCGTGCCCGCTTCGATGAAGCCGACAACCTGCAGCTGGCCTCCCGCCTTCAGGAGGCAGGCGCCATCGTCATCTACGGGGTGATGGCCTACAAGACCCATGCCAAGATGCTGCACATCGTGCGGCGAGAAAATGGCGAGCTGCGCCACTATGCGCACCTCGGCACCGGCAACTACCACGCCAAGACGGCGCGCCTGTACACCGATTACAGCCTGCTGACGTCCAATGAGACCTTGTGCGAGGACGTCCACAAGGTCTTCCAGCAGCTGACCGGCATGGGCAAGCAACGCAATATCGAGAAGTTGCTGCATGCCCCCTTCACACTGCATGAGCGACTGGTGGAGATGATCGACCGGGAAGCGCGCAACGCCGAGAAGGGCAAGCGCGCCCACATCATCATCAAGTGCAACTCACTGACCGAACCCAAGCTGATCCGCGCGCTGTATCGCGCCTCACGCGCGGGCGTGCAGTGCGATCTGATCATCCGCGGGGTCTGCTGTCTGCGTCCGGGCGTTCCGGGCATCTCCGACAATATCCGCGTCCGCTCGGTGATCGGTCGCTTCCTGGAACATACTCGCACCTTCCACTTCCACAATGCCGGCCAGCCGGAGACCTGGTGTTCCAGCGCGGACTTCATGGAGCGCAACATGTTCCATCGCGTCGAGACCTGCTTCCCGTTGCTCGACAAGAAGCTGGCGCAGCGCATCCGCAAGGACCTGGACACCTATCTGGTCGACAACTGCCAGAGCTGGCGCCTGGAAAGCGATGGTCACTACACCCAGCTGGATGCCGGCGATGCAGAGCCGATCAGCGTGCAGGAAACCCTGCTGTTCGCCTACGCTGCCAAGGCCTGA
- the elbB gene encoding isoprenoid biosynthesis glyoxalase ElbB has protein sequence MTKQVALILSGCGVYDGSEIYETTLTMLRLDQLGIRYECFAPDIDQHHVLNHATGEEMDETRNVLTESARLARGKVRPLPELSAEDFDALILPGGFGAAKNLSNFAVKGADLTLVDGLREVVQPFHAAGKPIGVMCIAPVMMPKLLGEGISVTIGTDPEVSGAISAQGGLHKSCEVTDIVIDAANRVITTPAYMQAERISEAAEGIFKLVERLNGWIEEDQAKASQQD, from the coding sequence ATGACCAAGCAGGTAGCCCTGATCCTATCCGGTTGCGGTGTCTATGATGGCTCCGAGATCTACGAAACGACCCTGACCATGCTTCGGCTTGATCAGCTGGGCATCCGCTACGAGTGCTTCGCTCCGGACATCGATCAGCATCATGTGCTCAACCACGCCACCGGCGAGGAAATGGACGAGACACGCAATGTGCTGACCGAGTCGGCTCGCCTGGCGCGTGGCAAGGTGCGTCCGTTGCCGGAGCTGTCCGCCGAGGACTTCGACGCGCTGATTCTGCCCGGTGGCTTCGGTGCCGCCAAGAATCTCAGCAACTTTGCCGTCAAGGGCGCGGATCTGACGCTGGTGGATGGTCTGCGCGAGGTGGTGCAGCCCTTCCATGCGGCCGGCAAGCCGATCGGCGTGATGTGCATCGCGCCGGTGATGATGCCGAAGCTGCTGGGCGAGGGGATCTCGGTCACCATCGGCACGGACCCTGAAGTCTCCGGCGCCATCAGTGCCCAGGGCGGTCTGCACAAGAGCTGTGAGGTGACGGATATCGTGATTGATGCCGCCAATCGCGTGATCACGACGCCAGCCTACATGCAGGCAGAGCGCATCTCCGAGGCTGCCGAAGGCATCTTCAAGCTGGTGGAGCGTCTGAACGGCTGGATCGAGGAAGACCAGGCCAAGGCCAGTCAACAGGATTGA
- a CDS encoding phosphoribosyl-ATP diphosphatase, with protein MSDILNRLSDVLAERRDADPTSSYVASLHHKGLNKVLEKIGEEATETVLAAKDFTQDDVDSHRAVIGETADLWFHSLVMLSHLGLDHQDVLDELARRFGVSGHDEKAARGQ; from the coding sequence ATGAGTGATATTCTCAACCGCCTGTCAGACGTACTGGCAGAGCGGCGCGACGCTGATCCGACGTCCTCCTATGTCGCGAGCCTGCATCACAAGGGCCTCAACAAGGTATTGGAGAAGATTGGCGAAGAGGCCACGGAAACGGTACTGGCCGCCAAGGATTTCACTCAGGACGACGTGGACTCCCACCGTGCAGTGATCGGTGAGACCGCCGACCTGTGGTTCCACTCGCTGGTGATGCTTTCTCACCTCGGGCTGGACCATCAGGACGTGCTGGATGAGCTGGCGCGACGCTTCGGCGTCTCCGGCCATGATGAAAAGGCCGCTCGCGGTCAGTGA
- the tatB gene encoding Sec-independent protein translocase protein TatB, with amino-acid sequence MFDIGFFELALISLLALIVLGPERLPRAARTAGLWLGRIKRSVSGIQQEISAQLEAEELRQTLNEQKKQLDETLAHARNEAREVETTITRSSPASQEDANASPAADSARSTTETTSGEQETSATPTSESREPRS; translated from the coding sequence ATGTTCGACATCGGCTTTTTTGAACTGGCACTGATCTCGCTGCTGGCATTGATCGTGCTCGGCCCGGAGCGTCTGCCCCGGGCGGCGCGTACGGCGGGATTGTGGCTGGGGCGCATCAAGCGCAGCGTCTCGGGGATCCAGCAGGAAATCAGCGCCCAGCTGGAAGCCGAAGAACTGCGTCAGACGCTCAATGAGCAGAAGAAGCAGCTCGACGAGACCCTGGCACATGCCCGCAATGAGGCGCGTGAGGTGGAAACCACCATCACGCGTTCCTCGCCCGCGTCACAGGAGGATGCCAACGCCTCGCCTGCCGCCGACAGTGCTCGCTCGACCACGGAGACGACCTCAGGCGAGCAAGAGACCTCCGCCACCCCCACCAGTGAGTCACGGGAGCCGCGTTCCTGA